The proteins below are encoded in one region of Balaenoptera ricei isolate mBalRic1 chromosome 6, mBalRic1.hap2, whole genome shotgun sequence:
- the HSPA5 gene encoding endoplasmic reticulum chaperone BiP, with product MKLSLVAAVLLLMLGAARPEEEDKKEDVGTVVGIDLGTTYSCVGVFKNGRVEIIANDQGNRITPSYVAFTPEGERLIGDAAKNQLTSNPENTVFDAKRLIGRTWNDPSVQQDIKFLPFKVVEKKTKPYIQVDVGGGQTKTFAPEEISAMVLTKMKETAEAYLGKKVTHAVVTVPAYFNDAQRQATKDAGTIAGLNVMRIINEPTAAAIAYGLDKREGEKNILVFDLGGGTFDVSLLTIDNGVFEVVATNGDTHLGGEDFDQRVMEHFIKLYKKKTGKDVRKDNRAVQKLRREVEKAKRALSSQHQARIEIESFYEGEDFSETLTRAKFEELNMDLFRSTMKPVQKVLEDSDLKKSDIDEIVLVGGSTRIPKIQQLVKEFFNGKEPSRGINPDEAVAYGAAVQAGVLSGDQDTGDLVLLDVCPLTLGIETVGGVMTKLIPRNTVVPTKKSQIFSTASDNQPTVTIKVYEGERPLTKDNHLLGTFDLTGIPPAPRGVPQIEVTFEIDVNGILRVTAEDKGTGNKNKITITNDQNRLTPEEIERMVNDAEKFAEEDKKLKERIDTRNELESYAYSLKNQIGDKEKLGGKLSSEDKETMEKAVEEKIEWLESHQDADIEDFKAKKKELEEIVQPIISKLYGSAGPPPTGDEEPADKDEL from the exons ATGAAGCTCTCCCTGGTGGCTGCGGTGCTGCTGCTGATGCTTGGCGCGGCGCGGCCAGAGGAGGAGGACAAGAAGGAGGACGTGGGCACGGTGGTCGGTATCGACCTGGGCACCACGTACTCCTG CGTCGGGGTGTTCAAGAACGGCCGCGTGGAGATCATCGCCAACGATCAGGGCAACCGCATCACGCCCTCTTATGTGGCCTTCACTCCTGAAGGGGAGCGTCTGATCGGCGATGCAGCCAAGAACCAGCTCACCTCCAATCCTGAGAACACGGTCTTCGACGCCAAGCGGCTCATCGGCCGTACATGGAACGACCCGTCTGTGCAGCAGGACATCAAGTTCTTGCCTTTCAAG gtggttgaaaagaaaactaaaccGTACATTCAAGTTGATGTTGGAGGTGGGCAAACAAAGACATTTGCTCCTGAAGAAATTTCTGCCATGGTTCTCACTAAAATGAAGGAAACTGCTGAGGCTTATTTGGGAAAGAAG GTTACTCATGCAGTTGTTACTGTACCAGCCTATTTCAATGATGCCCAACGCCAGGCAACCAAAGATGCTGGAACTATTGCTGGGTTGAATGTTATGAGAATCATCAATGAGCC TACAGCAGCTGCTATTGCTTATGGCCTGGataagagggaaggggagaagaacATCCTGGTGTTTGACTTGGGTGGTGGAACCTTTGACGTGTCTCTTCTCACCATTGATAATGGTGTCTTTGAAGTCGTGGCCACTAATGGAGATACTCATTTGGGTGGAGAAGACTTTGACCAGCGTGTCATGGAACACTTCATCAAGctctacaaaaagaaaactggcaaAGATGTTCGGAAAGACAACAGAGCTGTGCAGAAACTCCGGCGTGAGGTAGAAAAGGCCAAACGGGCCCTGTCTTCTCAACATCAAGCAAGAATTGAAATTGAGTCCTTCTATGAAGGAGAAGACTTCTCTGAGACCCTGACTCGGGCCAAATTTGAAGAGCTAAACATG GACCTGTTCCGTTCTACCATGAAGCCTGTCCAGAAAGTGCTGGAAGATTCTGATTTAAAGAAGTCTGATATTGATGAAATTGTTCTTGTTGGTGGCTCTACTCGAATCCCAAAGATTCAACAACTGGTTAAAGAGTTTTTCAATGGCAAGGAGCCATCCCGTGGCATAAACCCAGATGAGGCTGTAGCGTATGGTGCTGCTGTCCAGGCTGGTGTACTCTCTGGTGATCAAGATACAG GTGATCTGGTATTGCTTGATGTATGTCCCCTTACACTTGGTATTGAAACCGTGGGAGGTGTCATGACCAAACTGATTCCAAGAAACACTGTGGTGCCCACCAAGAAGTCTCAGATCTTTTCTACAGCCTCTGATAATCAGCCAACTGTTACCATCAAGGTCTATGAAG GTGAACGACCCCTGACGAAAGACAATCACCTTCTGGGAACTTTTGATCTGACTGGAATTCCTCCTGCTCCCCGTGGGGTTCCACAGATTGAAGTCACCTTTGAGATAGATGTGAATGGCATTCTTCGAGTGACAGCTGAAGACAAAGGTacaggcaacaaaaataaaatcacaattaCCAATGACCAAAATCGCCTGACACCTGAAGAAATTGAAAGGATGGTCAATGATGCTGAGAAGTTTGCCGAGGAAGACAAAAAGCTCAAGGAGCGCATTGACACCAGAAATGAGTTGGAAAGCTATGCCTACTCTCTAAAGAATCAGATTGGAGATAAAGAAAAGCTGGGAGGTAAACTTTCCTCTGAAGATAAGGAGACCATGGAAAAAGCCGTAGAAGAAAAGATTGAGTGGCTGGAAAGTCACCAAGATGCTGACATTGAAGATTTCAAAGCTAAAAAGAAGGAGCTAGAAGAAATTGTTCAGCCAATTATCAGCAAACTCTATGGAAGTGCAGGCCCTCCCCCAACTGGTGATGAGGAACCAGCAGACAAAGATGAGTTGTAG
- the RABEPK gene encoding rab9 effector protein with kelch motifs isoform X1 — protein sequence MKQLPVLEPGDKPRKATWYTLTPAGDSPCARVGHSCSYLPPVGDAERGKVFIVGGADPNRSFSDVHTIDLGTHQWDLATSEGLLPRYEHASFVPSCTPHSIWVFGGADQSGNRNCLQVLNPETRTWTTPKVTSPPPSPRTFHTSSATIGNQLYVFGGGERGAQPVQDVKLHVFDANTLTWSQPETLGKPPSPRHGHVMVAAGTKLFIHGGLAADNFYDDLHCIDISDMKWQKLSPTGAAPTGCAAHSAVAVGKHLYIFGGMTPTGALGTMYQYHIEKQHWTLLKFDTFLPPGRLDHSMCIIPWPVTCTSEKEDSNSATLNCAAEKGDSTEKGVTEGGDSREESQTDTLLCFVFGGMNTEGEIYNDCIVTVVD from the exons GTACACCTTGACCCCGGCTGGAGACAGCCcctgtgctcgggttggccatagCTGCTCATATTTGCCCCCTGTTGGTGATGCCGAGAGAGGGAAGGTCTTCATTGTTGGGGGAGCAGATCCAAACAGGAGCTTCTCAGATGTGCACACCATAGATCTGG GAACACACCAGTGGGATTTAGCCACCTCGGAGGGCCTCTTGCCCCGGTACGAGCATGCCAGCTTTGTTCCCTCCTGCACACCTCACAGCATCTGGGTGTTTGGAGGTGCCGACCAGTCAGGAAATCGAAATTGCCTACAAGTTCTGAATCCTG AAACGAGGACTTGGACCACGCCAAAGGTGACcagcccacccccatccccaagaACATTCCACACATCATCGGCAACCATCGGAAACCAGCTGTATGTCTTTGGGGGCGGAGAGAGAGGCGCCCAGCCCGTGCAGGATGTGAAGCTGCATGTGTTTGATGCAA ataCCCTGACCTGGTCACAACCAGAGACACTTGGAAAACCTCCATCCCCCCGGCACGGTCATGTGATGGTGGCAGCAGGGACAAAGCTCTTCATCCATGGAGGCTTGGCAGCAGACAATTTCTATGATGATCTCCATTGCATTGATATCA GTGACATGAAGTGGCAGAAGCTAAGTCCCACTGGGGCAGCTCCCACAGGCTGTGCTGCCCACTCAGCTGTGGCTGTAGGAAAGcacctgtatatctttggagGGATGACTCCCACTGGAGCCCTGGGCACAATGTACCAGTATCACATAG aaaaGCAGCATTGGACCTTGCTTAAATTTGATACTTTTCTACCCCCTGGACGATTGGACCATTCCATGTGTATCATTCCATGGCCAGTGACATGTACTTCTGAGAAAGAAGATTCAAATTCTGCCACTCTAAACTGTGCTGCTGAGAAAGGGGATTCCACTGAGAAAGGAGTAACCGAAGGTGGTGACTCTCGTGAAGAAAGTCAGACTGACACACTACTCTGTTTTGTGTTTGGTGGGATGAATACGGAAGGGGAAATCTATAATGATTGTATTGTGACTGTAGTTGATTAA
- the RABEPK gene encoding rab9 effector protein with kelch motifs isoform X2, with product MKQLPVLEPGDKPRKATWYTLTPAGDSPCARVGHSCSYLPPVGDAERGKVFIVGGADPNRSFSDVHTIDLGTHQWDLATSEGLLPRYEHASFVPSCTPHSIWVFGGADQSGNRNCLQVLNPDTLTWSQPETLGKPPSPRHGHVMVAAGTKLFIHGGLAADNFYDDLHCIDISDMKWQKLSPTGAAPTGCAAHSAVAVGKHLYIFGGMTPTGALGTMYQYHIEKQHWTLLKFDTFLPPGRLDHSMCIIPWPVTCTSEKEDSNSATLNCAAEKGDSTEKGVTEGGDSREESQTDTLLCFVFGGMNTEGEIYNDCIVTVVD from the exons GTACACCTTGACCCCGGCTGGAGACAGCCcctgtgctcgggttggccatagCTGCTCATATTTGCCCCCTGTTGGTGATGCCGAGAGAGGGAAGGTCTTCATTGTTGGGGGAGCAGATCCAAACAGGAGCTTCTCAGATGTGCACACCATAGATCTGG GAACACACCAGTGGGATTTAGCCACCTCGGAGGGCCTCTTGCCCCGGTACGAGCATGCCAGCTTTGTTCCCTCCTGCACACCTCACAGCATCTGGGTGTTTGGAGGTGCCGACCAGTCAGGAAATCGAAATTGCCTACAAGTTCTGAATCCTG ataCCCTGACCTGGTCACAACCAGAGACACTTGGAAAACCTCCATCCCCCCGGCACGGTCATGTGATGGTGGCAGCAGGGACAAAGCTCTTCATCCATGGAGGCTTGGCAGCAGACAATTTCTATGATGATCTCCATTGCATTGATATCA GTGACATGAAGTGGCAGAAGCTAAGTCCCACTGGGGCAGCTCCCACAGGCTGTGCTGCCCACTCAGCTGTGGCTGTAGGAAAGcacctgtatatctttggagGGATGACTCCCACTGGAGCCCTGGGCACAATGTACCAGTATCACATAG aaaaGCAGCATTGGACCTTGCTTAAATTTGATACTTTTCTACCCCCTGGACGATTGGACCATTCCATGTGTATCATTCCATGGCCAGTGACATGTACTTCTGAGAAAGAAGATTCAAATTCTGCCACTCTAAACTGTGCTGCTGAGAAAGGGGATTCCACTGAGAAAGGAGTAACCGAAGGTGGTGACTCTCGTGAAGAAAGTCAGACTGACACACTACTCTGTTTTGTGTTTGGTGGGATGAATACGGAAGGGGAAATCTATAATGATTGTATTGTGACTGTAGTTGATTAA